A single region of the Alkalidesulfovibrio alkalitolerans DSM 16529 genome encodes:
- a CDS encoding glycosyltransferase family 4 protein, with translation MRVAFHMPFKDPDDPRPSGDLVIGRGIADMLHDRGHEVRFVSRFRTRWIFWQPLRLARLPAARREALAACAAFSPDVWLTYHAYWKAPDMLGPYCCAKLNLPYAVVQASYATKYRKRLVSWPGFMLNRAALLAADMVVANKRRDFENLSRLLPPERLVYTPVGLDAAAFVRDESARARLRAEWDIPADAPVVLTAAMFRHGVKTEGILLTIKACRRLFEQGLDFRLLIVGDGPERSRIETALDQLPSGRARLLGLMPRDRMAEMYSSADVFAFPGLEEALGMVFLEAQACGLPVAAMNGWGVPEAVADGETGLLSPVGDVSTFAENIARLVTDEALRSRMGEAGAARVRERFDRSVAAERIEAALVAAVAANKVTQGNERTAA, from the coding sequence ATGCGCGTCGCCTTCCATATGCCCTTCAAGGATCCCGACGATCCCCGCCCCTCGGGCGATCTCGTCATCGGGCGGGGCATTGCGGACATGCTCCACGACCGAGGACACGAGGTGCGTTTTGTCAGCCGCTTCCGCACGCGCTGGATATTCTGGCAGCCCCTGCGCCTGGCCCGGCTGCCCGCCGCGCGGCGCGAGGCCCTGGCAGCCTGCGCGGCCTTCTCCCCAGACGTTTGGCTGACCTACCACGCCTATTGGAAGGCCCCGGACATGCTCGGCCCGTACTGCTGCGCAAAGCTCAATCTGCCCTACGCCGTGGTCCAGGCATCCTACGCCACCAAATACCGCAAGCGTCTCGTCTCCTGGCCTGGATTCATGCTCAACCGGGCCGCGCTGCTCGCAGCCGACATGGTGGTGGCCAACAAACGCCGCGACTTCGAAAACCTCTCCCGCCTCCTGCCGCCCGAACGACTCGTCTACACGCCCGTGGGTCTGGACGCCGCAGCCTTTGTCCGCGATGAGTCGGCCCGCGCCCGGCTTCGCGCCGAATGGGACATCCCGGCCGACGCGCCCGTGGTCCTCACGGCGGCCATGTTCCGGCACGGCGTGAAGACCGAGGGGATTTTGCTGACCATAAAGGCCTGCCGCCGCCTGTTCGAACAAGGTCTCGATTTTCGCCTGCTCATCGTGGGCGATGGCCCTGAGCGGTCGCGCATCGAGACTGCTCTGGACCAACTTCCTTCCGGCCGGGCTCGATTGTTGGGTCTTATGCCTCGCGACCGAATGGCCGAGATGTATTCCTCGGCCGACGTCTTCGCCTTTCCCGGCCTGGAAGAGGCCCTGGGCATGGTCTTCCTGGAGGCCCAGGCCTGCGGGCTTCCCGTGGCGGCCATGAACGGCTGGGGCGTACCCGAGGCCGTGGCCGACGGAGAGACGGGCCTTTTGAGTCCCGTGGGCGACGTTTCGACCTTCGCCGAGAACATCGCGCGGCTCGTCACGGACGAGGCTCTTCGCAGCCGAATGGGCGAAGCCGGGGCCGCGCGGGTGCGCGAGCGCTTCGACCGCAGCGTCGCGGCCGAGCGCATCGAGGCGGCGCTCGTCGCCGCTGTAGCCGCGAACAAGGTCACGCAGGGCAACGAAAGGACGGCCGCATGA
- a CDS encoding histidine phosphatase family protein, whose amino-acid sequence MSTRFTLVRHAVTPWNAQRRIQGQSDIPLAPEGIAQATAWAAALSGLDATLIVSSDLRRAVQTARILNEPHGLPVRPDERLREQDWGTWVGLTACDIDRDHAAELAAQAELGWDFRPPGGESRREVLARSLAALADAAVAAPDGHVLVVAHLGVVKCLLYHLLDCDFLPGQTPFVASRALHRLRLESAQLSIETMNEALP is encoded by the coding sequence ATGAGCACGCGCTTCACCCTCGTCCGCCACGCGGTCACGCCCTGGAACGCCCAGCGCCGCATCCAGGGACAAAGTGACATTCCCCTCGCGCCCGAAGGAATCGCGCAGGCCACGGCTTGGGCTGCCGCCCTGTCCGGCTTGGACGCGACCCTGATCGTGTCGAGCGACCTGCGCCGGGCCGTGCAGACGGCCCGAATCCTGAACGAACCGCATGGGCTTCCCGTGCGCCCGGACGAACGGCTGCGCGAACAGGACTGGGGAACGTGGGTGGGCCTGACCGCCTGCGACATCGACCGCGACCACGCGGCCGAACTCGCGGCCCAGGCCGAATTGGGCTGGGATTTCCGCCCTCCGGGGGGAGAGTCGCGGCGCGAGGTGCTCGCGCGCTCCCTGGCGGCGCTTGCCGACGCGGCCGTGGCCGCGCCCGATGGCCACGTCCTCGTGGTGGCCCATCTGGGCGTGGTCAAATGCCTGTTATACCACCTTCTGGACTGCGACTTCCTGCCCGGCCAGACCCCTTTCGTCGCTTCGCGCGCCCTGCACCGGCTGCGCCTGGAAAGCGCCCAACTGAGCATCGAAACCATGAACGAGGCGCTGCCATGA
- a CDS encoding glycosyltransferase family 4 protein, translating into MTEKTPAGVLGMVLKGYPRISETFISNEIRLLERLGFSIRIISMRAPREKFRHASVDEITAPVDYLPSEISGNWGRILRANWRALRLHSRRYRSALAKTLARFARTRRLATIRHFLQAGVVAGEMLPGSGVTHLHAHFAHSPASVASLAARIANIGFSFTGHAKDIWTQRPESLQEKIDQAAFVVTCTGHNRDYLASLNNTGRPLHTVYHGIDLDLFSPRPKQRDPGVPHRILTIARFAPKKGLPTVFRALKRLADDGVSFDYCLIGDGEERERILSELQTLGLAERTQWLGTQAHDEVLRQFERADVFALGCEIARNGDRDGIPNVLAESMAMGVPVVATRVSGIPELVVDGETGLLVEPGDVKAMAEAIRTILEDRSLAERFSQAGRARVTEIFDASRCILDLVEVYRANGLGPSE; encoded by the coding sequence ATGACCGAAAAGACACCCGCCGGGGTTCTGGGCATGGTCCTCAAGGGCTACCCCAGGATCTCGGAAACGTTCATTTCGAATGAAATCCGCCTCCTCGAACGCCTGGGCTTCAGTATTCGCATCATCTCCATGCGGGCTCCGCGCGAGAAGTTCCGTCATGCCTCGGTGGACGAAATCACGGCCCCGGTGGACTACCTTCCGAGCGAGATTTCGGGCAACTGGGGGCGAATACTGCGGGCCAACTGGCGGGCGTTGCGGCTGCACTCCAGGCGGTATCGCTCTGCTCTCGCGAAAACGCTTGCGCGTTTCGCACGCACCCGCCGCCTGGCCACGATTCGCCACTTCCTTCAGGCAGGCGTGGTGGCGGGCGAGATGCTGCCCGGCTCCGGCGTGACGCATTTGCACGCCCACTTCGCCCATTCTCCGGCCTCGGTGGCCTCGCTCGCGGCCCGTATCGCGAACATCGGCTTCAGCTTCACCGGCCATGCCAAGGATATCTGGACGCAACGCCCCGAAAGCCTACAGGAAAAAATCGACCAGGCGGCCTTCGTCGTGACCTGCACCGGCCACAATCGCGACTACCTCGCCAGCCTGAACAATACGGGACGGCCGCTGCACACCGTGTATCACGGCATCGACCTCGACCTCTTCTCCCCGCGCCCGAAACAACGCGATCCCGGCGTTCCGCACCGCATCCTGACCATCGCCCGCTTCGCTCCGAAAAAAGGGCTGCCCACGGTCTTCCGAGCCCTCAAGCGTCTGGCCGACGACGGGGTGTCCTTCGATTATTGCCTGATCGGCGATGGCGAGGAGCGCGAACGCATCCTCTCGGAATTACAAACCTTGGGGCTGGCCGAACGCACCCAGTGGCTCGGCACCCAGGCCCACGACGAAGTGCTCAGGCAGTTCGAACGGGCCGACGTCTTCGCTCTCGGCTGCGAGATCGCCCGCAACGGCGACCGCGACGGCATTCCCAACGTCCTGGCCGAGAGCATGGCCATGGGCGTGCCCGTGGTGGCCACCCGCGTCTCTGGCATCCCGGAACTCGTCGTGGACGGCGAGACGGGACTTCTGGTCGAGCCGGGGGATGTGAAGGCCATGGCCGAGGCCATCAGAACGATTCTTGAGGACCGCTCCCTGGCGGAGCGCTTCTCGCAGGCCGGACGCGCCCGCGTCACCGAAATCTTCGACGCCTCACGATGCATCCTGGACTTGGTGGAAGTCTATCGCGCCAACGGCCTTGGCCCATCTGAGTGA
- a CDS encoding class I SAM-dependent methyltransferase, whose product MNTDVLLREVVERLAGLGPDRVWRTVRAPGGAVLAEGTGWDEDGLPEDMGGVDFTGKSVVDVGCNLGHHCFMAARHGAAQVLGIDMDPEVTACATALAKLYDLPQVRFETADALTGIGGRTFDISMMIDIIGRGIILKGKAGDFLDAAAALATSEMLHTMRPIYSLERDLDCPAGFLERLYPERFIRDGRFHLLEFALDRLNADWSATVLTPEADLGHKYKYLVRFTRR is encoded by the coding sequence ATGAACACGGACGTCCTGCTGCGCGAGGTCGTGGAAAGGCTGGCCGGTCTGGGCCCCGATAGGGTCTGGCGCACGGTGCGTGCGCCAGGCGGTGCGGTTCTGGCCGAGGGCACCGGCTGGGACGAAGACGGGCTGCCCGAGGACATGGGCGGCGTCGATTTCACCGGCAAGAGCGTCGTGGACGTGGGCTGCAACCTCGGCCACCACTGCTTCATGGCGGCGCGGCACGGTGCGGCCCAGGTGCTCGGCATCGACATGGACCCCGAGGTCACGGCCTGCGCCACGGCCCTGGCAAAGCTCTATGACCTCCCCCAGGTCCGCTTCGAGACGGCCGACGCCCTGACCGGGATTGGCGGTCGTACCTTCGACATCTCCATGATGATCGATATCATCGGCCGGGGAATCATCCTCAAAGGCAAGGCCGGAGACTTTCTCGACGCAGCCGCGGCCCTCGCCACGAGTGAGATGCTGCACACCATGCGGCCCATCTACTCGCTTGAACGCGATCTGGACTGCCCGGCCGGATTCCTCGAACGCCTCTACCCGGAACGATTCATCCGCGACGGCCGCTTCCACCTGCTGGAATTCGCCCTGGACCGGCTCAACGCCGACTGGTCGGCCACAGTGCTTACGCCCGAGGCCGATCTGGGCCACAAATACAAGTACCTGGTGCGGTTCACCCGTCGTTGA
- a CDS encoding class I SAM-dependent methyltransferase, translating into MTVEPRDPVAAWTKALSKDESARARRMLADVPRLSRVVEIGCGKGAKLDLLRGMGFTDILGVERNPMVAESARAKGHRVVSPEDLQKTLGGRPADVLVLAHVVEHFAWQELKEFLDENLKLLRLGGHLFVMAPLMHPRFWIDFDHVKPYPPQSFKLFFGEDDEQVQAYSPHTLKLRDVEFRRSPLRVTYSRRLLLKRGDFAPRLANLALAGLFAVSGKVVGRTTGWLGLFEKTRGPCLNDG; encoded by the coding sequence ATGACTGTCGAGCCGCGCGATCCCGTCGCCGCCTGGACCAAGGCCCTGTCCAAAGACGAATCTGCCCGGGCGCGCCGCATGCTCGCAGACGTGCCCCGCCTGTCCCGCGTCGTTGAGATCGGCTGCGGCAAGGGCGCAAAGCTCGACTTGTTGCGCGGCATGGGCTTCACGGACATCTTGGGTGTGGAGCGCAATCCGATGGTGGCCGAGTCGGCCAGGGCCAAGGGACACCGGGTCGTTTCGCCCGAGGATCTGCAAAAAACGCTCGGCGGACGGCCAGCGGACGTGCTCGTCCTGGCCCACGTCGTGGAGCATTTCGCTTGGCAAGAATTGAAGGAATTTCTGGACGAAAACCTGAAGCTGCTTCGCCTCGGCGGACATCTGTTCGTCATGGCGCCGCTCATGCATCCGCGCTTTTGGATCGACTTCGACCATGTGAAGCCCTATCCTCCCCAATCCTTTAAGCTTTTCTTCGGAGAAGACGACGAGCAGGTGCAGGCATATTCGCCGCACACGCTCAAGCTCCGCGACGTGGAGTTCAGGCGCTCGCCGTTGCGCGTCACCTATTCGCGTCGGCTGCTTCTTAAGCGTGGCGATTTTGCGCCCAGGCTCGCCAATCTGGCCCTGGCCGGACTGTTCGCCGTGAGTGGGAAGGTAGTGGGCCGAACCACCGGCTGGCTCGGGCTGTTCGAGAAGACACGCGGTCCCTGCCTCAACGACGGGTGA
- a CDS encoding polysaccharide deacetylase family protein, which yields MKYAPCDLWRDPPRNALARLDAILAATTPPGPLTTFCRADDVGMGGQKFIQMTDCFKKHGVPLALAVVPSWLPLGHARLGRDIDLADPLFSPHQHGFSHRNTACEGKKAEFGDGLDEEETRRRIRSGRDLLRRLLGAAFVPLFTPPWNRSSAATLRILTEEEFRGVSRFAGATPAALPGLLELPVNVDLHIRKEAGVEMQFQGLLNEIGRAVASGHLGLMLHHQRATPGSAAFLDALLSRLAGRKDTRFLCARRVLGSS from the coding sequence GTGAAATACGCGCCCTGCGATCTGTGGCGCGACCCGCCGCGCAACGCCCTCGCCAGACTGGACGCGATCCTTGCTGCCACAACGCCTCCGGGTCCCCTTACGACCTTCTGCCGGGCCGACGACGTGGGCATGGGCGGCCAAAAATTCATACAGATGACCGACTGCTTCAAAAAGCACGGCGTGCCCCTTGCCCTGGCCGTGGTGCCGTCGTGGCTCCCCCTTGGCCACGCGCGCCTTGGCCGCGACATCGACTTGGCCGACCCCTTGTTCAGCCCCCACCAGCATGGATTTTCGCACCGGAACACGGCCTGCGAAGGCAAGAAGGCGGAATTCGGCGACGGACTCGACGAGGAGGAGACGCGCCGCCGCATTCGAAGCGGCCGCGATCTTTTGCGCCGCCTGCTGGGCGCGGCTTTCGTCCCACTCTTCACCCCGCCCTGGAACCGCAGCTCAGCCGCGACCCTGCGCATCCTAACCGAGGAAGAATTTCGCGGCGTCTCGCGCTTCGCCGGGGCAACTCCGGCCGCATTGCCGGGACTCCTGGAGCTACCGGTGAACGTGGATCTGCACATCAGAAAGGAAGCCGGAGTTGAAATGCAGTTCCAAGGATTGCTGAACGAAATCGGCCGGGCCGTCGCGTCCGGCCATCTGGGGCTGATGCTGCATCACCAGCGTGCCACGCCCGGCTCGGCCGCGTTCCTGGACGCCCTGCTTTCCCGCCTCGCAGGGCGGAAGGACACGCGATTCTTGTGCGCCCGTCGCGTTCTCGGGTCTTCCTGA
- a CDS encoding methyl-accepting chemotaxis sensory transducer: MGNDASSLLNHLRREADALREETDVLVPSSEREFLDLGGSLQDFWAKSSELTDLARECAAAASGEAVDRTITDLRRELDRLTGLCNLEVSSESLKQLDRIVGVVSGLDTVLGEFKRIIRKLQMLGISTRIESARLGAAGRGFSTLSDDVEKLGLTIVDHSARIRERSGVLLSHLGQARERTVLIRESQERCSAEIFAAVRGNLDELTRLSERSHRLVAELPERVAAISRGLGDIVQSLQFHDIVRQQLEHVAQAFADVENEIRGTPDDIDKDEAVRLASFSSDMAEVQLSQVANARERFDEAVESIRRNLRDVAGEVEGLVADLASVASGGEGGQSLARVGSGIAQVMEGIRQFTAQGQGMAETMRDVAATVQDMAAFVVEIEEVGSEIELIALNASIKAAHTGAEGAALGVLAMAIQTLSVEAREQTEKVSGILGTISEVSARLQENAATYMPSEEVRELLAELTGLTDSIGRESARESEMLGRLSAIGDRLGGEMREKAEVIEFHVPVISGLDAVMERIGEMTARIRREVPHVDQGRQPERLRELLARYTMEAERDIYRRTFGESPGQEGDDDVFPDLWGDETETPAPADDGLGDNVELF, encoded by the coding sequence ATGGGCAACGACGCATCATCACTGTTGAACCATCTGCGCAGGGAGGCCGACGCCCTGCGTGAGGAGACCGATGTTCTCGTGCCCTCCTCGGAGCGGGAATTCCTTGATCTGGGCGGTTCCCTGCAGGATTTCTGGGCCAAGTCGAGCGAACTGACGGACTTGGCCCGCGAATGCGCCGCAGCCGCCTCGGGCGAGGCCGTGGACAGGACGATCACGGATCTCAGGCGTGAATTGGACCGGTTGACCGGGCTTTGCAACCTGGAGGTCAGCTCCGAGAGTCTGAAACAGCTCGACAGGATCGTAGGGGTCGTATCCGGGCTCGATACGGTGCTTGGCGAGTTCAAGCGCATCATCCGCAAGCTGCAAATGCTCGGCATTTCGACGCGCATAGAGTCGGCCCGGCTCGGCGCGGCCGGTCGCGGTTTCAGCACCCTATCCGACGACGTGGAGAAGCTTGGTCTGACCATCGTGGACCATTCGGCCCGCATACGTGAGCGCTCCGGCGTGCTGCTTTCCCATCTGGGGCAGGCCAGGGAGCGCACCGTTCTCATCCGTGAGAGCCAGGAACGCTGCTCGGCCGAGATATTCGCCGCCGTGCGCGGCAACCTCGACGAACTTACGCGTCTTTCCGAACGTTCCCACAGGCTTGTGGCCGAGTTGCCGGAGCGCGTGGCGGCCATCTCGCGGGGTCTTGGCGACATCGTTCAGAGCCTGCAATTCCACGACATCGTGCGCCAGCAACTCGAACACGTGGCCCAGGCCTTCGCGGACGTCGAGAACGAGATTAGGGGCACGCCGGACGATATAGACAAGGACGAGGCCGTGCGCCTCGCCTCCTTCAGCTCCGACATGGCCGAGGTGCAGCTCTCCCAGGTCGCGAACGCTCGCGAGCGTTTCGACGAGGCCGTGGAAAGCATCCGCCGCAATTTGCGCGACGTGGCGGGGGAGGTCGAAGGCTTGGTGGCTGACCTCGCGTCCGTGGCTTCGGGCGGCGAAGGGGGGCAGTCGCTCGCCCGCGTCGGCTCGGGAATCGCCCAGGTTATGGAGGGAATCCGGCAGTTCACCGCGCAGGGGCAGGGCATGGCCGAGACCATGCGCGACGTGGCCGCCACCGTGCAGGACATGGCCGCCTTCGTGGTCGAAATCGAGGAGGTCGGTTCGGAGATCGAACTCATCGCCTTGAACGCCTCCATCAAGGCCGCGCATACCGGCGCGGAAGGCGCGGCCCTGGGCGTGCTGGCCATGGCCATCCAGACGCTTTCCGTGGAGGCGCGCGAACAGACCGAGAAGGTTTCCGGCATCCTCGGGACGATCAGCGAAGTTTCAGCGCGGCTTCAGGAGAATGCGGCGACGTACATGCCTTCGGAGGAAGTGCGCGAACTGCTTGCGGAATTGACGGGACTGACCGATTCCATCGGCCGCGAAAGCGCCCGGGAGTCGGAAATGCTCGGGCGGCTTTCGGCCATCGGCGATCGCCTGGGCGGAGAGATGCGTGAGAAGGCCGAAGTGATAGAATTTCACGTCCCGGTCATCAGCGGACTGGACGCGGTCATGGAACGCATCGGCGAGATGACGGCCCGCATCCGCCGCGAGGTGCCTCACGTTGACCAGGGCAGGCAGCCCGAGCGGCTGCGGGAACTTTTGGCCCGCTATACCATGGAGGCGGAGCGCGACATCTATCGCCGGACCTTCGGGGAAAGCCCCGGACAGGAAGGTGACGACGACGTGTTTCCCGACCTGTGGGGCGACGAGACCGAGACTCCGGCCCCGGCGGATGACGGCCTGGGCGACAACGTGGAGCTTTTTTAG
- a CDS encoding STAS domain-containing protein, producing MGAIDVQCQGNAARAAFAGRFTVETAESARKELLAALISAERIELDMAGVEGADVTFLQVLESLLKSAESLGKQVVLHGEPPVCLREIARKMGVAPGTSRLGGFLV from the coding sequence ATGGGCGCCATTGACGTGCAATGCCAGGGCAACGCTGCGCGCGCGGCCTTTGCCGGAAGGTTCACGGTGGAGACGGCCGAGTCGGCGCGCAAGGAGCTTCTCGCGGCCTTGATTTCGGCCGAGCGGATCGAACTGGACATGGCGGGAGTGGAGGGCGCTGACGTCACCTTCCTGCAGGTGCTCGAATCGCTCTTGAAAAGCGCCGAGTCTCTTGGCAAGCAGGTGGTTCTGCACGGCGAGCCGCCCGTCTGCCTGCGAGAGATCGCGCGGAAAATGGGCGTGGCGCCGGGCACGAGCAGACTTGGCGGATTTCTGGTCTGA
- a CDS encoding glycosyltransferase family protein, with translation MKILLYSQHVLGMGHLFRSLELTRAFAPDEVLLVSGGRETSARHPDNVREIALPALSMDAAFQGLHAQDGADVEEVKNARRKALLDVFARERPDAVLLELFPFGRKKFRFELEPLLAACRAAPWGRPVVACSLRDILVERHDGEKYERRVLEALKAWFDVVLVHSDPAVQRLEETFPATDKIPVPVVHTGFVAQKPSPDARERIRRHLKLGPDDKLIIASAGGGQVGFPLLSSVVEAFDLLRDRPDLHLRLFTGPFMDETEAARLMARARRIPRLHAERFSPDLLNHLAAADLSISQAGYNTCMNILAAKVPALTLPFAANAEQSSRIAKLSALHPVRELFPHDLFPQGLAALICETLTKTVRTTHPAVDLNGAEATACLVRRMVAECAP, from the coding sequence ATGAAGATCCTGCTCTACAGCCAACACGTGCTCGGCATGGGGCATCTGTTCCGCAGCCTGGAGTTGACCCGCGCCTTCGCACCCGACGAGGTGCTGCTCGTCAGCGGCGGCCGCGAAACCTCTGCCAGACACCCGGACAACGTGCGCGAGATCGCCCTGCCCGCCCTGTCCATGGATGCCGCGTTCCAGGGGCTGCACGCGCAGGACGGCGCGGACGTGGAGGAGGTCAAGAACGCCCGCCGCAAGGCCCTCCTCGACGTCTTCGCGCGGGAGCGGCCGGACGCGGTGCTCCTGGAACTCTTCCCCTTCGGCCGCAAGAAATTCCGCTTCGAGCTCGAACCACTGCTTGCGGCCTGCCGCGCCGCACCCTGGGGCCGCCCGGTGGTGGCCTGCTCGCTGCGCGACATCCTCGTGGAGCGCCACGACGGCGAGAAATACGAGCGCCGCGTGCTCGAAGCGCTCAAGGCCTGGTTCGATGTCGTGCTGGTCCATTCCGACCCGGCCGTGCAACGGCTCGAAGAGACTTTTCCCGCCACGGACAAAATCCCCGTGCCCGTCGTCCACACCGGTTTCGTGGCGCAAAAGCCCTCGCCCGACGCACGCGAAAGAATCCGTAGACATCTGAAACTCGGGCCCGACGACAAGTTGATCATCGCCAGCGCAGGCGGCGGACAGGTGGGCTTCCCCCTGCTTTCGTCCGTGGTCGAGGCCTTCGATCTGTTGCGCGACAGGCCCGACCTGCACCTTCGCCTGTTCACCGGCCCCTTTATGGACGAAACCGAGGCCGCGCGGCTCATGGCCCGCGCCCGCCGCATCCCGCGCCTGCACGCCGAACGTTTCTCGCCCGATCTGCTCAATCATCTGGCCGCGGCCGACCTCTCCATCAGCCAGGCAGGCTACAACACCTGCATGAACATCCTCGCAGCCAAGGTTCCGGCCCTGACCCTGCCCTTCGCGGCCAACGCGGAGCAATCCTCGCGCATCGCCAAACTCTCGGCCCTGCACCCCGTCCGGGAACTCTTTCCGCACGACCTCTTCCCGCAGGGACTTGCCGCGCTGATCTGCGAAACCCTGACCAAGACCGTCCGCACCACACATCCTGCCGTGGACCTGAATGGCGCGGAGGCCACCGCGTGCCTTGTGCGGCGCATGGTCGCGGAGTGCGCGCCGTGA
- a CDS encoding glycosyltransferase family protein, giving the protein MTDSKTFNILMYSHDTYGLGHIRRTMAIASQLRLPGVNILILTGSPIVGRYDFPEQIDFVRVPGMIKKSNDQYIPHTIKIDPDHALLIRQNIIKATAKAFEPHLFVVDKAPRGLNSEIVPTLKMLKRSKRHCHTVLGLRDIMDDAESTIRDWRNKRIYSILDKYYSEIWVYGEQRLYDPIKEYRIPDHISRKMVFTGYIPRLAKRGMEMRKEQRVDCKEKLVLVTTGGGGDGYGVLDTYLRMLEKAPPLVPVRTIMISGPFMPKNERSEIACRAKKLGVKFYHFSRQMENLIAAADLVVSMGGYNTVCEILSQRKVSLVIPRETPRLEQRIRAEVMKRHSLMDYLPWGELTPENLRDRLERLLSDIDPCRTAVRELPLTGLDVMRQRLVKFQSELT; this is encoded by the coding sequence ATGACCGATTCCAAGACCTTCAACATCCTCATGTATTCCCATGACACCTATGGGCTCGGTCATATCCGGCGAACCATGGCCATCGCCTCGCAGCTTCGCCTGCCCGGCGTGAACATCCTCATTCTCACCGGTTCCCCCATCGTCGGCCGCTACGACTTTCCCGAACAGATCGACTTCGTGCGCGTCCCCGGAATGATCAAAAAATCCAACGACCAATACATCCCGCACACGATCAAAATCGATCCCGATCACGCACTGCTCATCCGCCAAAACATCATCAAGGCCACGGCCAAGGCATTCGAGCCGCACCTTTTCGTTGTGGACAAGGCGCCACGAGGCCTGAACTCCGAGATCGTGCCCACCCTGAAGATGCTCAAACGATCCAAGCGCCACTGCCACACCGTGCTCGGCCTTCGCGACATCATGGATGACGCCGAGAGCACCATCCGCGACTGGCGCAACAAGCGGATATACTCCATCCTCGACAAGTATTATTCTGAGATATGGGTCTATGGCGAGCAGCGCCTCTACGACCCCATCAAGGAGTACCGGATTCCGGACCACATCAGCCGCAAAATGGTCTTCACCGGCTACATCCCCCGCTTAGCCAAGCGCGGCATGGAAATGCGCAAGGAACAGCGGGTGGACTGCAAGGAAAAACTTGTGCTCGTGACCACAGGCGGAGGAGGCGACGGCTACGGGGTGCTCGACACCTATCTGCGCATGCTGGAAAAGGCCCCGCCGCTCGTGCCCGTGCGCACCATCATGATCTCCGGCCCGTTCATGCCCAAGAACGAGCGCTCGGAGATCGCCTGCCGGGCCAAAAAACTCGGCGTGAAATTCTACCACTTCAGCCGCCAGATGGAGAACCTCATCGCCGCGGCCGATCTCGTGGTCAGTATGGGCGGCTACAACACGGTCTGTGAGATACTCTCCCAGCGCAAAGTTTCGCTGGTCATCCCGCGCGAGACGCCCCGCCTTGAACAACGCATCCGGGCCGAGGTCATGAAGCGCCACTCGCTCATGGACTACCTGCCTTGGGGTGAACTGACGCCGGAAAACCTGCGCGACCGGCTCGAACGGCTTCTTTCCGACATCGACCCCTGCCGCACGGCAGTACGCGAACTCCCGCTCACCGGCCTGGACGTCATGCGCCAGCGGCTGGTTAAATTCCAATCCGAGCTGACATGA
- a CDS encoding response regulator, protein MAKTIMTVDDSASVRQMVSMTLKNAGFTVIEASDGKDALAKLGGPVDMILTDLNMPNMDGISLIKNVRAMAQYRFIPIVMLTTESQADKKAEGKSAGATGWIVKPFKPDQLLAVVQKVLK, encoded by the coding sequence ATGGCAAAGACGATAATGACGGTGGACGATTCTGCAAGCGTGCGCCAGATGGTCTCGATGACCTTGAAGAACGCCGGTTTCACGGTGATCGAGGCCTCGGACGGCAAGGACGCCCTGGCCAAGCTCGGCGGGCCGGTGGACATGATCCTCACCGACCTGAACATGCCGAACATGGATGGCATCAGCCTGATCAAGAACGTCCGGGCCATGGCCCAATATCGCTTCATCCCCATCGTCATGCTGACTACCGAGTCGCAGGCGGACAAGAAGGCCGAGGGCAAGTCAGCCGGGGCCACGGGATGGATCGTCAAGCCTTTCAAACCCGACCAGTTGCTGGCCGTGGTCCAGAAGGTGCTCAAGTAG